The Streptococcus equi subsp. equi nucleotide sequence TGAGCATTGTAGGGCAGCTCATCACATAGCATTCCATTGAAAAATACCAGAATTGTAGATCCACCTAGTGGCTATCGTTTTTGCTTTCGGCAGCTACCTTTTCTCAAAATGAGATTTTTAGCGTAAGATCATTGATTTTATCGGCTCAAAGCTTTGCCGATGAATTGGTGTGACACCATACTGGTGCAATCCCTGCAGGTGCTCCTTGGTCCCATAGCCGGCATTTTTAGCAAAGCCATAGCCTGGAAAGGCCTTATCGTAATCAAGCATCAATCGATCTCTGGTAACCTTAGCCACAATAGAGGCTGCAGCGATTGACATAGAGCTCGCATCGCCTTTTATAATAGCCTGTTGAGGAATAGAAACCTCTAGTGTCATGGCATCAATGAGCAGGTAATCAGGCTTACTCACAGAGCCCTCCAGCTGATTAATGGCAGCTGTCATTGCTAATTTTGTTGCTTCATAGATATTAACCCGGTCAATGGTATGGTTGTCAATAATTCCAAGACCGATTCCCAACGCTTTCTTTTGAATGGCTTGGTAAATTGCTTCATGCTTAGCTTTAGGAATTTTTTTAGAATCATTTAGCCCCTTAATGGTGCAGCCCTTTGGCAGTATAACACAGGCTGCTACAACTGGTCCAGCCAGAGGACCTCGACCAACCTCATCTATACCAGCAATCGCTTGAAAGCCTTTTTGGTAAAGCGCCTGTT carries:
- the rnhB gene encoding ribonuclease HII: MMTAMTIKDIKARLEAVSSLSDPFFEELKADKRLGVQKAVSSRKRALEAILKEEARLEAMLTYEQALYQKGFQAIAGIDEVGRGPLAGPVVAACVILPKGCTIKGLNDSKKIPKAKHEAIYQAIQKKALGIGLGIIDNHTIDRVNIYEATKLAMTAAINQLEGSVSKPDYLLIDAMTLEVSIPQQAIIKGDASSMSIAAASIVAKVTRDRLMLDYDKAFPGYGFAKNAGYGTKEHLQGLHQYGVTPIHRQSFEPIKSMILR